One stretch of Halapricum desulfuricans DNA includes these proteins:
- a CDS encoding DUF5788 family protein, whose amino-acid sequence MQEYQRKQLLERVEREGATVGAAIPKEIDVQGEPIDLRSFVFEIKRRETVPPGERERVDRAKRNLRRERRQRRRRLESGSISYEEGERLAEAIVGIDRALEGLESLEPSDIESEKQAKEAADRKRWMTFLKQALGRDETSGAGPRGGSGGGRGSQGGKR is encoded by the coding sequence GTGCAAGAGTACCAGCGCAAGCAACTGCTCGAACGCGTCGAGCGCGAGGGGGCGACGGTCGGGGCCGCCATCCCCAAGGAGATCGACGTACAGGGGGAACCGATCGACCTCCGATCGTTCGTCTTCGAGATCAAGCGCCGGGAGACGGTCCCGCCCGGCGAGCGCGAGCGCGTCGACCGGGCCAAGCGCAATCTCCGGCGCGAGCGCCGACAGCGCCGTCGCCGCCTCGAATCCGGATCGATCTCCTACGAGGAAGGCGAGCGACTCGCGGAGGCGATCGTCGGCATCGACCGCGCGCTGGAAGGGCTGGAGTCGCTAGAGCCGTCCGACATCGAGAGCGAAAAGCAGGCAAAGGAGGCGGCCGATCGGAAGCGATGGATGACGTTCCTCAAACAGGCGCTGGGCCGCGATGAGACGAGCGGCGCCGGACCGCGCGGTGGGTCGGGCGGCGGCCGCGGTTCGCAGGGAGGGAAACGATGA
- a CDS encoding rhomboid family intramembrane serine protease, which yields MATCDVCGKQTNMPYHCRHCGGTFCADHRLPENHDCPGLDDWNDPGGVFDSGFDASVETSRTGGTDGLAARLGLGGVGGPLGYFRGNMTYVFLGAMWITFILQAIVLAVSGDQLHRTLFVLTPQHPEYVWTWVTSILAHGSFSHIAVNSIVIFFFGRLVEDYVGSRDFSALFVASGAVAGLGQIALQIYQGLGAVPNAGGVLGASGAGLAIMGVLTILNPNLRVYLYFLLPVPIWVLTAGFAVVSAIGVLGTSLVGGGNVANLAHLLGLVIGLAYGQRVKGRVRAPNQLQFGGGGPGGPGGPGGPGRGRGPF from the coding sequence ATGGCGACCTGCGACGTGTGTGGCAAGCAGACGAACATGCCGTATCACTGCCGTCACTGCGGCGGGACCTTCTGTGCCGACCATCGCCTCCCGGAGAACCACGACTGCCCGGGACTGGACGACTGGAACGACCCCGGCGGGGTCTTCGACAGCGGCTTCGACGCCAGCGTGGAGACGTCACGGACCGGCGGGACCGACGGGCTCGCCGCCCGACTGGGGCTGGGCGGCGTCGGCGGGCCGCTCGGGTACTTCCGGGGGAACATGACCTACGTCTTCCTCGGGGCGATGTGGATCACGTTCATCCTGCAGGCGATCGTCCTCGCGGTCAGCGGTGACCAACTCCACCGGACGCTGTTCGTCCTCACGCCACAGCACCCCGAATACGTCTGGACGTGGGTGACCTCGATCCTCGCCCACGGGAGTTTCAGCCACATCGCTGTCAACAGTATCGTGATCTTCTTCTTCGGCCGACTCGTCGAGGATTACGTCGGCTCGCGGGACTTCAGCGCTCTGTTCGTCGCGAGCGGCGCGGTCGCCGGCCTCGGACAGATCGCGCTTCAGATCTATCAGGGGCTCGGTGCCGTTCCGAACGCCGGCGGCGTCCTCGGTGCCAGCGGTGCCGGTCTCGCCATCATGGGCGTGCTGACGATCCTCAATCCGAATCTGCGCGTCTACCTGTACTTCCTGCTCCCGGTTCCGATCTGGGTGCTCACGGCCGGGTTCGCCGTCGTGAGCGCGATCGGCGTCCTCGGGACGAGTCTCGTGGGCGGCGGCAACGTCGCCAATCTGGCCCACCTCCTCGGCCTGGTGATCGGGCTCGCGTACGGTCAGCGAGTCAAGGGTCGCGTTCGCGCGCCCAACCAGTTGCAGTTCGGTGGTGGCGGCCCCGGCGGGCCGGGCGGCCCGGGCGGGCCTGGAAGAGGCCGCGGGCCGTTCTAG
- a CDS encoding endonuclease V — protein MEPVRPEFVPDPSLSREAMEALQDEIAAAAVFEDDLAFDPGDVTVDRDGDQRSLVTAEPPVIAGVDQAFLDDDRAVSAAVALRAGEVIDEATAVAETEIPYIPGLLSFREGNAVLAALQSLSVTPDLTVVDGSGRIHFRQAGLATHVGVTLDRPTVGVAKSLLCGTPREPVPDRLPEGARIPIEADDGVTAPDGTVIGYAYQSRQYDRGSTSINPLYVSPGHRISAETAVEVVERTCGGYKLPEPTRLADALADEAKAEFG, from the coding sequence ATGGAGCCCGTCCGACCTGAGTTCGTCCCCGATCCGTCGCTGTCCCGCGAGGCGATGGAAGCGCTGCAGGACGAGATCGCTGCAGCCGCTGTTTTCGAGGACGATCTCGCCTTCGACCCCGGAGACGTCACGGTCGATCGGGACGGCGATCAGCGCTCGCTCGTCACCGCCGAACCGCCGGTGATCGCGGGCGTCGATCAGGCCTTCCTCGATGACGACCGCGCGGTCAGCGCCGCCGTCGCGCTCCGGGCGGGTGAGGTGATCGACGAGGCCACGGCCGTCGCCGAGACGGAGATTCCCTATATCCCCGGACTGCTGAGTTTTCGGGAGGGTAACGCCGTCCTCGCGGCCCTGCAGTCGCTGTCGGTCACGCCCGATCTGACTGTCGTCGACGGGAGCGGCCGGATTCACTTCCGGCAGGCCGGGCTGGCGACCCACGTCGGCGTCACGCTCGATCGCCCGACCGTCGGCGTGGCGAAGAGCCTCCTCTGTGGGACGCCCCGAGAACCGGTTCCCGACCGATTGCCAGAGGGCGCGCGGATCCCGATCGAGGCCGACGACGGCGTGACCGCGCCGGACGGGACCGTGATCGGCTACGCCTACCAGAGCCGCCAGTACGACCGCGGCTCGACCTCAATCAATCCGCTGTACGTCAGTCCCGGCCATCGGATCAGCGCAGAGACGGCCGTTGAGGTCGTCGAACGGACCTGCGGCGGCTACAAACTCCCGGAGCCGACGCGGCTGGCCGACGCGCTCGCCGACGAGGCCAAAGCCGAGTTCGGGTAG
- a CDS encoding mechanosensitive ion channel family protein: MLPVLQQGLPTSIDQFTSQYGDLLVSFGITVLSFVVTFLILYLVGKPILVRMTKRALNAREFSSSIVSLGSSIAGTIAVFGAVAIAAVVAGFPVILSAFATIFAALALGFAFAASDIVENFIAGIFIIKDKPFEVGDYIEWDGNGGVVREISLRVSKLDTWDNEQVTVPNGDLANGTVTNPMANETRRVTFDFGIEYDASIRDARSIILEEAAKIDGVLDDPEPTAPVTGLADSAVVLNGRVWINPQETGAGGVKHKLVENVKRRFDAEGIGMPYPYTELTGAIEVEQIGHDGAVADD; this comes from the coding sequence ATGTTGCCAGTGTTACAGCAGGGGCTACCGACAAGTATCGATCAGTTCACCAGCCAGTACGGAGACTTGCTCGTCTCCTTTGGAATCACGGTGCTGTCGTTCGTCGTGACGTTCTTGATTCTCTATCTCGTCGGCAAACCGATTCTCGTCCGCATGACCAAGCGGGCGCTCAACGCACGGGAGTTCTCGTCGTCGATCGTGAGTCTCGGGTCGAGTATCGCCGGGACGATCGCCGTCTTCGGCGCGGTGGCGATCGCCGCGGTCGTCGCCGGGTTCCCGGTGATCCTCTCGGCGTTCGCGACGATCTTCGCCGCCCTCGCACTCGGATTCGCCTTCGCCGCCAGCGACATCGTAGAGAACTTCATCGCCGGCATCTTCATCATCAAGGACAAGCCCTTCGAGGTCGGCGACTACATCGAGTGGGACGGCAACGGCGGAGTCGTCCGCGAGATCAGCCTCCGCGTGTCGAAACTCGACACGTGGGACAACGAGCAAGTGACCGTCCCGAACGGCGATCTGGCGAACGGCACCGTCACCAATCCGATGGCCAACGAGACGCGCCGGGTCACCTTCGACTTCGGAATCGAGTACGACGCGAGCATCAGAGACGCCCGGTCGATCATTCTCGAGGAGGCAGCGAAGATCGACGGCGTCCTCGACGATCCGGAGCCGACCGCTCCCGTCACCGGACTCGCGGACTCCGCGGTCGTCCTCAACGGCCGCGTGTGGATCAACCCGCAGGAAACCGGCGCCGGCGGCGTCAAACACAAACTCGTCGAGAACGTGAAACGGCGGTTCGACGCGGAAGGGATCGGGATGCCCTACCCGTACACGGAACTCACCGGCGCTATCGAAGTCGAACAGATCGGACACGACGGCGCTGTCGCCGACGACTAA
- a CDS encoding DUF7111 family protein has protein sequence MTTSVTENGITARYEETETERLLVFEREGATAAIAQNIDGYAMLKVRPSADGDELERYYGFDMALDHAAELLGVSPHDLPVPEPADDMGM, from the coding sequence ATGACCACGTCCGTCACCGAGAACGGGATCACGGCACGCTACGAGGAGACCGAAACCGAGCGCTTGCTCGTCTTCGAGCGCGAGGGCGCGACTGCCGCGATCGCTCAGAACATCGACGGCTACGCCATGCTGAAGGTGCGGCCGAGCGCCGACGGCGACGAACTCGAGCGCTACTACGGGTTCGACATGGCGCTCGATCACGCCGCCGAGTTGCTCGGCGTCTCGCCACACGACCTGCCGGTCCCCGAGCCCGCCGACGACATGGGCATGTGA
- a CDS encoding alpha/beta fold hydrolase — translation MKLRNLVAAGVGGLGLVAAGNRLLEANAEELEPPLAGDPRSYRWRGFEVGYTKAGDPEDPTLVLVHGINAAATSREFEPVFESLAEEYHVLAPDLPGFGTSDRPPLLYSGALYEQFLVDFLEDLTDEPTVVASGLSGAYATLAARDLDVSELVLICPTDTTMGGDGKRTWVRSLLRSPLVGQALFNALVSKRSMAHFHADHGYYDVDNLSAERLDYEWHTAHQEGARFAPASFLGGFLDPDESLEDGLRDVDAPVTLVWGRDASTTPLSAGRSLADASDAKLVVFDEATLLPHVEHPEQFVELLIEE, via the coding sequence ATGAAGCTTCGGAATCTTGTCGCCGCCGGCGTCGGCGGACTCGGGCTCGTTGCCGCGGGCAACCGGCTCTTGGAAGCGAACGCCGAAGAACTCGAACCGCCGCTTGCGGGCGACCCGCGCTCGTATCGCTGGCGCGGTTTCGAGGTCGGATACACGAAGGCCGGCGACCCCGAAGACCCCACGCTCGTGTTGGTCCACGGGATCAACGCCGCCGCGACCAGCCGCGAGTTCGAGCCCGTCTTCGAGTCGCTGGCCGAGGAGTATCACGTCCTCGCGCCCGACCTGCCCGGGTTCGGCACCTCCGATCGCCCGCCGCTTTTGTACTCCGGTGCCCTGTACGAGCAGTTCCTCGTGGACTTCCTCGAGGACCTGACCGACGAGCCGACGGTCGTCGCGTCGGGACTGTCGGGCGCCTATGCCACTCTCGCGGCCCGCGACCTCGACGTCTCGGAACTGGTGTTGATCTGCCCGACCGACACGACGATGGGCGGGGACGGCAAGCGGACCTGGGTGCGGTCGCTGCTCCGGTCGCCGCTGGTCGGACAGGCGCTGTTCAACGCGCTGGTCAGCAAGCGTTCAATGGCTCACTTCCACGCCGATCACGGCTACTACGACGTGGACAACCTCTCCGCCGAGCGACTCGACTACGAGTGGCACACTGCCCATCAGGAGGGCGCGCGGTTCGCCCCGGCGTCGTTCCTCGGCGGCTTCCTCGACCCGGACGAGTCACTCGAAGACGGGCTTCGGGACGTCGACGCGCCGGTGACGCTCGTGTGGGGCCGGGACGCCTCGACGACGCCGCTGTCGGCGGGTCGGTCGCTGGCCGACGCGAGCGACGCGAAACTGGTCGTCTTCGACGAGGCGACGCTCCTCCCGCACGTCGAGCACCCCGAACAGTTCGTCGAGTTACTCATCGAGGAGTGA
- a CDS encoding translation initiation factor IF-6 — protein MPRAAFSGSSYVGVFARATDDCLLIRPDLDSDVVSTVTDALAVSPVETTVGGSGTVGALATGNENGLLVSSRITDRERDRIADALDKPVVELPGRINAAGNVVLANDTGAYVHPDLSREAVLAVRDALDVPVERGLIAGVETVGTAAVATNRGVLAHPKATDGELDALEDLLDVPADIGTVNYGGPLVGSGLVANDTGYVAGQDTTGPELGRIEDALGYI, from the coding sequence GTGCCCCGCGCTGCCTTCTCCGGGTCGTCGTACGTCGGTGTCTTCGCCCGCGCCACCGACGACTGTCTGCTCATCCGGCCGGACCTCGACAGCGATGTCGTCTCGACTGTCACCGACGCGCTCGCCGTCTCGCCCGTCGAGACGACCGTCGGCGGGTCGGGAACGGTCGGCGCACTAGCCACCGGCAACGAGAACGGACTGCTTGTCAGCAGCCGGATCACCGACCGGGAGCGCGATCGGATCGCCGACGCGCTCGATAAACCGGTCGTCGAGCTGCCGGGCCGGATCAACGCCGCCGGCAACGTCGTGCTGGCCAACGACACCGGCGCGTACGTCCACCCCGACCTCTCGCGGGAGGCCGTGCTCGCGGTCAGGGACGCGCTCGACGTGCCCGTCGAACGCGGTCTCATCGCCGGCGTCGAGACCGTCGGAACCGCTGCGGTCGCTACCAACAGGGGCGTGCTCGCCCACCCGAAAGCGACCGACGGCGAACTCGACGCGCTGGAAGACCTGCTCGACGTGCCGGCCGATATCGGGACGGTCAATTACGGCGGTCCCCTTGTCGGCTCCGGACTGGTGGCCAACGACACCGGCTACGTCGCCGGACAGGACACGACCGGTCCGGAACTCGGTCGCATCGAGGACGCGCTGGGATACATCTAG
- a CDS encoding 50S ribosomal protein L31e, which translates to MSASDFEERVVTVPLRDAKAAPKQERADKAMAIMREHLAKQFAVPEDAVRLDPSLNEAVWSRSRSKPPSKLRVRAARFEEEGEAVVEAEPAE; encoded by the coding sequence ATGAGCGCGAGTGATTTCGAGGAGCGGGTCGTCACGGTCCCGCTTCGCGACGCGAAGGCAGCACCGAAACAGGAGCGAGCGGACAAGGCGATGGCGATCATGCGCGAACACCTCGCAAAGCAGTTCGCCGTCCCGGAGGACGCTGTCCGGCTGGACCCGTCGCTCAACGAGGCGGTCTGGTCGCGCAGTCGCTCGAAGCCGCCGAGCAAGCTTCGGGTCCGGGCCGCTCGCTTCGAGGAGGAAGGCGAGGCGGTCGTCGAGGCCGAACCGGCCGAGTAG
- a CDS encoding 50S ribosomal protein L39e, giving the protein MGKKSKGKKKRLAKLERQNSRVPAWVVMKTDRDVQRNPKRRHWRRSDTDE; this is encoded by the coding sequence ATGGGCAAGAAATCCAAGGGCAAGAAGAAGCGCCTGGCGAAACTGGAGCGACAGAACAGCCGCGTTCCGGCGTGGGTCGTCATGAAGACCGACCGCGACGTGCAGCGAAACCCCAAGCGACGCCACTGGCGACGCAGCGACACTGACGAATAA
- a CDS encoding ZIP family metal transporter: protein MDLWFNLTLVFVAGLITALATGLGAIPFFLVEKIGDRWNVGLWGFASGIMVAASVFGLIFEGLQNGGSQPVPKLVAGLLTGVVLVVVSHRILSDSDIDPREYEEADFKKLVLILGILTVHSFPEGIAVGVSFAELGFEGVEGIVVAGQLVPLLAIFMTVAISIHNVPEGIAISIPLRSMGVGEWRMVGWAVFSSLPQPIGAVIAFAFVRVAREFLPFGFGFAAGAMIYLVFTEFIPEALDQGEGLPGGGRRELIVGVASGVALMVPLAFI from the coding sequence ATGGATCTCTGGTTCAACCTGACGCTGGTGTTCGTCGCGGGGTTGATCACCGCGCTGGCGACGGGGCTCGGTGCGATCCCGTTTTTCCTGGTCGAGAAGATCGGCGACCGCTGGAACGTGGGGCTGTGGGGGTTCGCGTCGGGGATTATGGTCGCGGCGTCGGTGTTCGGGTTGATCTTCGAGGGACTGCAAAACGGCGGCAGTCAGCCGGTCCCCAAGCTCGTCGCCGGACTGCTCACCGGCGTCGTGCTGGTCGTCGTGAGCCACCGAATTCTCTCCGACAGCGACATTGACCCCAGAGAGTACGAGGAGGCGGATTTCAAGAAACTCGTCCTGATACTGGGGATTCTGACCGTTCACAGCTTCCCCGAGGGGATCGCGGTCGGGGTTTCCTTCGCCGAACTGGGCTTCGAGGGCGTCGAGGGTATTGTCGTGGCCGGGCAACTCGTTCCGCTGCTGGCGATATTCATGACGGTCGCGATCTCGATCCACAACGTTCCCGAGGGGATCGCGATCTCGATCCCGCTGCGATCGATGGGCGTCGGCGAGTGGCGGATGGTCGGCTGGGCGGTCTTCTCCAGTCTGCCGCAACCGATCGGGGCTGTCATCGCGTTCGCGTTCGTCCGGGTCGCCCGGGAATTTCTGCCCTTCGGCTTCGGGTTCGCCGCCGGTGCGATGATCTATCTCGTGTTCACGGAGTTCATCCCGGAAGCGCTCGATCAGGGAGAGGGGCTGCCCGGCGGCGGGCGGCGAGAACTGATTGTCGGTGTCGCTTCCGGCGTCGCGCTGATGGTCCCACTCGCGTTCATCTAG
- the thpR gene encoding RNA 2',3'-cyclic phosphodiesterase, producing the protein MSKRLFVSVDLDGLAAEVEAVQELFEGASGLSFVDPARAHVTLKFLGDTDEDRIPSLIEELETAVEGSGVGPFEATFGGLGVFPSMEYISVVWLGVREAGDRLTALHEAIEDRAVGMGFDPEDHEFTPHVTIARMNHAGGKELVQEAVRECDPDAGTLRVEEVRLTESVLTSEGPEYSTLESFEL; encoded by the coding sequence ATGAGCAAGCGACTGTTCGTCAGCGTCGACCTCGACGGGCTGGCCGCGGAAGTCGAAGCCGTGCAGGAGCTGTTCGAGGGCGCAAGCGGGCTGAGCTTCGTCGATCCAGCCCGGGCACACGTCACGCTGAAGTTCCTCGGAGACACCGACGAGGATCGGATACCCTCGCTGATCGAGGAACTGGAAACAGCTGTCGAGGGTTCCGGTGTCGGCCCGTTCGAGGCGACGTTCGGCGGCCTCGGCGTGTTCCCTTCGATGGAGTACATCAGCGTCGTCTGGCTGGGCGTCCGCGAGGCCGGCGACCGGCTGACCGCCCTGCACGAGGCGATTGAGGACCGGGCCGTCGGAATGGGCTTCGATCCTGAGGACCATGAGTTCACGCCCCACGTCACGATCGCGCGGATGAACCACGCCGGCGGCAAGGAACTGGTTCAGGAGGCCGTCCGGGAGTGCGACCCCGACGCCGGGACACTTCGTGTCGAGGAGGTCCGACTCACCGAGAGTGTCCTCACGAGCGAGGGCCCCGAGTACTCGACGCTCGAATCGTTCGAATTGTAA
- a CDS encoding redox-regulated ATPase YchF, whose product MLSIALAGKPNAGKSTFYQAATMAEVDVGNYPFTTIDANRGVTHVRTDCPCLDLQQRCGNEHCHDGKRYVPVELLDVAGLVPGAHEGRGLGNQFLDELSNADVILHVVDAAGATDEEGEPVEVGEHDPLSDLDFIETELDLWLASIVDRNWESVERASRSPDFDLDEALVDLLSGVGASELDVSRALRELDHPEDPIQWTDDHREALAEDIRQRTKPIVVVANKADIAPEENLQRLREAADAVVPATADGELALRKAAEAGVIEYDPGDADFEIVGDVSDQQQRGLERIRDVMAEWGGTGIQEALDYAVYDLLDHITVYPVQDATHWTDGQGNVLPDAFLLPSGSTPKDLAYAVHSDIGDGYLHAVDAREDMRISDEQGLEEGDVIKIVSTAN is encoded by the coding sequence ATGCTCTCGATCGCGCTTGCCGGAAAGCCCAACGCCGGCAAGTCAACGTTTTATCAGGCGGCGACGATGGCCGAGGTCGACGTGGGCAACTACCCGTTCACGACGATCGACGCCAACCGCGGGGTCACCCACGTTCGAACGGACTGTCCCTGTCTCGACCTGCAGCAGCGTTGCGGAAACGAGCACTGCCACGACGGCAAGCGCTACGTCCCCGTCGAGTTGCTCGACGTCGCGGGACTGGTCCCGGGCGCACACGAGGGGCGAGGGCTGGGCAACCAGTTCCTGGACGAACTCTCGAACGCCGACGTCATTCTGCACGTCGTCGACGCGGCGGGCGCGACCGACGAGGAGGGTGAACCGGTCGAGGTCGGCGAGCACGACCCCCTCTCCGATCTGGACTTCATCGAGACGGAACTTGACCTGTGGCTGGCCAGCATCGTCGATCGCAACTGGGAGTCGGTCGAGCGCGCCTCCCGGTCGCCCGATTTCGATCTGGACGAGGCACTGGTCGATCTGCTCAGCGGCGTCGGTGCGAGTGAACTCGACGTCTCGCGAGCGCTGCGCGAACTCGACCACCCCGAGGACCCGATCCAGTGGACCGACGACCACCGCGAGGCGCTGGCCGAGGACATCCGCCAGCGGACGAAGCCGATCGTCGTCGTCGCCAACAAGGCCGACATCGCGCCCGAGGAGAACCTGCAACGACTGCGGGAGGCCGCCGACGCGGTCGTTCCCGCGACGGCGGACGGCGAACTCGCACTCAGGAAGGCCGCCGAGGCCGGCGTCATCGAGTACGATCCCGGCGACGCCGACTTCGAGATCGTCGGCGACGTGAGCGACCAGCAACAGCGAGGGCTAGAGCGGATTCGGGACGTCATGGCCGAGTGGGGCGGCACCGGGATTCAGGAGGCGCTCGATTACGCCGTCTACGACCTGCTCGATCACATCACCGTCTATCCCGTGCAGGACGCGACCCACTGGACGGACGGGCAGGGCAACGTCCTGCCCGACGCCTTCCTCCTGCCGAGCGGTTCGACCCCCAAGGATCTGGCTTACGCCGTCCACTCCGACATCGGCGACGGCTATCTCCACGCCGTCGACGCCCGCGAGGACATGCGCATCAGCGACGAGCAAGGACTCGAGGAGGGCGACGTCATCAAGATCGTCTCGACGGCGAACTAG
- a CDS encoding ParA family protein has translation MSSDTRSARVCVTNAKGGTGKTTIAINVAGALNERGRDVLFVDLDPQGNATEGLGLLDAYDRAPPTFFDVLTDHRQRDRAGELIVEHEEMDVLPSNIDLLQAEHELTIADLVARVKDDPELAVDPSALAALGINVTPEAVSGPHALDVLDEALAGIEDEYDYVIIDSPPFYGKLTDTGIYAAQHILVPALTEATSERAIELLIDQMAALEGQTGITVETMGVVANRVEKTNEDRKMLAWLNEVFDEFPVWEVRKRVALQRAFKAGKSVFGADEQVDMAEVFLDIAAAFDERFGFASDSTHEVTHD, from the coding sequence ATGAGTTCCGACACGCGGTCCGCGCGAGTGTGCGTCACGAACGCCAAGGGCGGGACCGGCAAGACGACGATCGCGATCAACGTCGCGGGGGCGCTCAACGAGCGCGGCCGCGACGTCCTGTTCGTCGATCTCGACCCGCAGGGCAACGCGACGGAGGGACTGGGCTTGCTTGACGCCTACGACAGGGCGCCGCCCACATTCTTCGACGTGTTGACCGACCATCGCCAGCGCGATCGGGCCGGCGAGTTGATCGTCGAGCACGAGGAGATGGACGTGCTGCCGAGCAACATCGACCTCCTGCAGGCCGAACACGAGCTGACGATCGCCGATCTCGTCGCCCGCGTCAAAGACGACCCGGAGCTTGCGGTCGATCCGTCGGCGCTGGCCGCGCTGGGAATCAACGTCACTCCGGAAGCGGTCTCGGGCCCGCACGCGCTGGACGTCCTCGACGAGGCGCTGGCGGGCATCGAAGACGAGTACGACTACGTGATCATCGACTCGCCGCCGTTTTACGGCAAACTGACTGACACCGGGATCTACGCCGCCCAGCACATTCTGGTGCCGGCGCTGACGGAGGCGACCTCCGAGCGGGCGATCGAGCTGCTCATCGACCAGATGGCGGCGCTGGAGGGACAGACCGGCATCACCGTCGAGACGATGGGCGTCGTCGCCAATCGCGTCGAGAAGACCAACGAAGACCGCAAAATGCTGGCGTGGCTCAACGAGGTCTTCGACGAGTTCCCGGTCTGGGAGGTCCGAAAACGGGTCGCGCTACAGCGCGCGTTCAAGGCGGGGAAATCGGTCTTCGGCGCGGACGAGCAGGTCGACATGGCGGAGGTCTTTCTGGACATCGCCGCGGCGTTCGACGAACGGTTCGGATTCGCCAGCGACAGCACACACGAGGTGACACATGACTGA
- a CDS encoding chemotaxis protein CheW, with amino-acid sequence MTDDDDDRMERAKRIRRMREGRRTGSADRDGDGGGDPSDGDAGSNGSGAGSNDDGARSNGDDADSVDGTDSPNPSETPVTDGESSDDRAGDETAAENRSPTGGSGGDEPDESEWFEESPGATGPDSSSEESATPESSRDDTPGSEPEDDAAAAVSSAAAAAAAFEDGDSESDRGGSSSADDEDDSQAVDDATSETDQPTEIEGPAATRSAETERTDEEIRVLEFRLGDEQYCLNIQHVEEIVREETVTRVPNTPEHVRGVVDLRGQITTILDPKVSLGIDETDDEQLIVVFDEGTFDEQGHVGWVVDEVRQVMPVTESEVKDSPLDHQSVNGVVERDGEFVIWAEPEVALPDDETV; translated from the coding sequence ATGACTGACGACGATGACGACCGCATGGAACGGGCGAAACGTATCCGACGAATGCGCGAGGGGCGTCGCACCGGTTCGGCCGACCGAGACGGCGACGGCGGAGGCGACCCGAGCGACGGTGACGCTGGTTCGAACGGTAGCGGGGCCGGTTCGAACGACGATGGCGCTCGCTCGAACGGAGACGATGCCGATTCGGTCGACGGGACCGACAGTCCGAACCCGTCCGAAACCCCTGTGACCGACGGCGAGTCATCCGACGACAGAGCGGGCGACGAGACAGCAGCCGAGAACCGGTCGCCGACCGGCGGCTCCGGGGGCGACGAGCCGGACGAATCCGAGTGGTTCGAGGAGTCGCCCGGCGCAACCGGACCGGATTCGTCGTCCGAGGAGAGCGCCACGCCCGAGTCGAGCCGGGACGACACGCCCGGTTCCGAACCGGAAGACGACGCGGCAGCGGCTGTCTCGTCCGCGGCCGCAGCTGCGGCGGCGTTCGAGGACGGGGACAGCGAGTCGGACAGAGGCGGATCGAGTTCTGCGGACGACGAGGACGACTCACAAGCGGTCGACGACGCCACGTCCGAAACCGACCAGCCGACGGAGATCGAGGGACCCGCAGCGACCCGGTCGGCGGAAACTGAACGCACAGACGAGGAGATCCGCGTGCTGGAGTTCCGCCTCGGGGACGAGCAGTACTGTCTGAACATCCAGCACGTCGAGGAGATCGTCAGAGAGGAGACGGTCACGCGCGTGCCGAACACCCCGGAACACGTTCGCGGCGTCGTCGATCTCCGGGGCCAGATCACCACGATTCTCGATCCGAAGGTGTCGCTGGGAATCGACGAGACCGACGACGAACAGTTGATCGTCGTCTTCGACGAAGGGACCTTCGACGAACAGGGCCACGTCGGCTGGGTCGTCGACGAGGTCCGGCAGGTCATGCCGGTCACGGAATCGGAGGTCAAGGATTCGCCGCTCGACCACCAGTCGGTCAACGGCGTCGTCGAACGCGACGGTGAGTTCGTGATCTGGGCCGAACCCGAGGTCGCGCTCCCCGACGACGAGACTGTCTAA